From Mycobacteriales bacterium, the proteins below share one genomic window:
- a CDS encoding PIN domain-containing protein — translation MGAVVDTTVFIDLERSTSREGHARSAELIGQRLTECLGPDEQAAIAAITASELLHGVHRASAKHRATREAFVESILAVVPVLDFDLLAARAHARLWADLANTGSDVGPHDRIVAATAISLGWQVATANVRHFGRIAGLDVVEVR, via the coding sequence GTGGGAGCGGTCGTAGACACCACGGTCTTCATCGACCTGGAGCGCTCAACTTCGCGAGAGGGGCACGCCCGTTCCGCCGAACTGATCGGCCAGCGCCTGACGGAATGCCTCGGGCCTGACGAACAAGCAGCTATTGCGGCCATCACCGCCAGCGAGTTGCTCCACGGCGTACACCGCGCGAGCGCTAAACACCGCGCCACACGCGAGGCCTTTGTCGAATCGATCCTCGCGGTCGTTCCCGTTCTCGATTTCGACCTGCTGGCGGCCCGAGCACATGCGCGACTGTGGGCCGACCTTGCCAACACCGGGTCCGACGTCGGGCCACACGACCGGATAGTAGCCGCGACCGCGATAAGCCTCGGCTGGCAAGTGGCAACGGCCAACGTACGTCACTTCGGACGGATCGCGGGTCTCGACGTGGTCGAGGTGCGCTGA
- a CDS encoding SsgA family sporulation/cell division regulator produces the protein MNARPESVKEELELRLVVPGSGSLPVAADMSYESADPYAVHVAFHTGEEEIVEWVFARQLLTDGVTHPVGEGDVQVWPSHAEGRPVVCLALSSPSGRALFEAPLTELVEFLTKTYAAVPTGSESDFVDLDSELALLIWGEES, from the coding sequence ATGAACGCTCGACCCGAGTCCGTTAAGGAAGAGCTCGAGCTGCGCCTCGTCGTCCCCGGCAGCGGTTCCTTGCCGGTCGCGGCGGACATGTCCTACGAGTCGGCCGACCCCTACGCGGTCCACGTGGCCTTCCACACCGGCGAGGAAGAGATCGTCGAGTGGGTGTTCGCCCGGCAGCTGCTCACCGACGGGGTCACCCACCCGGTGGGCGAGGGCGACGTGCAGGTTTGGCCGTCGCACGCGGAGGGGCGCCCGGTCGTCTGCCTCGCGCTGTCCAGCCCGTCCGGCCGGGCGCTGTTCGAAGCGCCGCTCACCGAGCTCGTCGAGTTCCTGACCAAGACCTACGCCGCGGTCCCTACCGGCAGCGAAAGCGACTTCGTCGACCTGGACTCGGAGCTTGCCCTGCTGATCTGGGGCGAGGAGAGCTGA